The Pseudomonadota bacterium genomic sequence GCCGTCGAGGGTCGACAGCTCCACCTGCGCCCGCAAGGCGTCCTGTTGCGGCCGTCCCGCCGCGACCTGCCCCTGCGCCACGGCGAGCAGCCGCTTGAGGACCAACTGGTTCTCCTCGGTGAGCTCGATCGTGTGGTCGATCACGTAGAGCTGGTAGTACGCCCTCTTCACGTCCGCGATCACACGCAGCCGCTTCTCATGCCACTGCTGGAGGGCGATTCGCGTCTCCTGTAACGCGATCCGCCCGCGGCGGTCGAGCTTCTCCGGGACGGGAAACTTCTGCTGAATGCCCAGAATGAAGAAGTTGTCACCCTCGGCCGTTCGGGTCGGCTCGGGAAGCGTCTTGGTCAGGAGGACGGGGTCGGGCAGGGCCGTGACTTGGGCGATTCGCTCCGCCCGGCTGCGGGCCAACTCCGCCGCGGCCTGGATCTCCGGATTGTCGTCCTTGATGGCCGACGACACGACCACGACCTGCGCGTCGGCAACGACACGATCCTGGGCGGCGCCGGCGACGACACCATCATCGGCGACAGCGGCCTGCTGCTGGTGCCGTTCACCGACAGCATTCCTACCGGGACCGGCAGCGGCATCGAGGCGGCGCTCGAGTTCCTCGATTTCATCAGCGACATCGTGCACGTGATCACCGACTTCAGCTTCGTCATCCGCGAGGCGAACGCCCAGGCGCACGACGTGCTGATCGCCGACGCCCTGGCCGGCAATCCCGACGCGGTCAAGCCCGCGATCGACGAGATCGTCGATCCCGACAACCACGACCTGTTCATCGGCAACGACACCATCGAGGGCGGCGCGGGCAACGACCTCATCATCGGCGACGACGGCGTCATCGTCACCGCCGTGCTGGCCGATCCGACCGTGGTTCGCAACCCCGACGACGAGAAGGCCATGCGGGACCGGCGCGACGAGCTCAACGCCGCCGTGGGGGCTGTCTTGGCCGGCCTCCATAGCTTTCAGCCTGTCCGGCGCAGCTAAATCCTTGAGATTGCCGAGGCTGATCTTCTTGGCGGCTGTCGCAAGATCAAGGCTGGCACTCTCGCGCGCCCAACGTAGTATTTCAGGATTGACCTCAACTCTGCTCATTTTCCGGCCAGACAGACTATCCAATCGCCCAGCAGTTTATCGGAAAGCGGCCATAGTTGGTGCAGTTTCGCTCTTGCAGCCCTTTGAGTTTTCAAAACAAGCCTCAACGCTCAAGTACAATTCGGAAGTCACTGCCGCCGATGAAAGGCGGTATCACAGCGCCGTGCGTTTTGTGCTGGGCATACGCATCCAGTGCACCGTCCAAGAAACTGGAAAGAATCTGATTCAAAGGTCGGTCACCGGACCGCAAATTGCTGTAACAAAAGACACGCTGTTCGCGCGCCCGTTGCACGACATTTCTTACAGTGCACAACGCTGCACAGTGCACTGACGCAAACGCCCCGCATATATCCGCGAGTTGGACTTTAATTGACTGATTTGCCTAAAGAAGCCACTGCCTGAGTACGGCAGCTGGAAAACTCCCGCAGATGTCTCACAACCTGATTCTAAGCGGTTGTTTCTCAGATCGAAATCACTGTCTGAGTATGGCGCGTGCCGTCAGGATTCTGAGCGGGCCGTGACCTACTTGCGCCATACCGTTCGAGAGTTTCTTCATCACCTCCCTAAAGCAAGCGCCTAGCTCAGATCTAACGATCCCTGGTCGGGCTCCTTCCAGCGGGTAAGGGTGCCGTAC encodes the following:
- a CDS encoding TolC family protein codes for the protein MARSRAERIAQVTALPDPVLLTKTLPEPTRTAEGDNFFILGIQQKFPVPEKLDRRGRIALQETRIALQQWHEKRLRVIADVKRAYYQLYVIDHTIELTEENQLVLKRLLAVAQGQVAAGRPQQDALRAQVELSTLDG